The region CGCCCAGTTTCTCGAGAAGCCGCACGGCGGGAAAGGCATTTTGCTTGGCGGCGTGCCCGGGGTGCGGCGCGGCAAAGTGACGATCATCGGCGGCGGCACAGCGGGGACGAACGCGGCGAAAATCGCGGTCGGCCTCGGAGCGGATGTGACGATTTTGGATATTAACGCCGAGCGGCTGCGCGAGCTGGATGATTTGTTCGGTGACCAAGTGACGACGTTGATGTCCAACTCGTACCATATCGCCGAATGCGTGCGGGAATCGGATTTGGTCGTCGGCGCCGTCTTGATCCCGGGGGCGAAAGCGCCGAAACTGGTGACGGAAGAGATGGTGCGCTCGATGACGCCAGGCTCGGTGTTGGTCGACGTCGCCATTGACCAAGGCGGCATTTTCGAAACGACCGACCGCGTCACGACGCACGACAATCCGACATACGTCAAACATGGCGTCGTCCATTACGCCGTCGCGAACATGCCGGGCGCTGTGCCGCGTACGTCAACGTTTGCCTTGACGAACGTCACGATCCCATACGCCTTGCAAATCGCCAACAAAGGCTACCGCGCCGCCTGCCTCGACAACCCGGCGCTGTTAAAAGGGATCAACACGCTCGACGGGCACATCGTGTACGAAGCGGTCGCAGCGGCGCACAACATGCCGTATACGGATGTTCATCAGTTGTTGCAGTGACGAAAAGATCGGTGGGAGCGCAGCGATTTGCCACCAAGGAGGCGCAAGTCCGAGCAAATCTATCCGATCAACAGAGCAAAGCTGTCCAATCCGGCCTTGTGGCACGCCGGCGGACAGCTGTTTTAATGCGCTTATTCGCGATAGCCTTTGCCAACGACCTTTCTCTCGTCCTTAGTGACAAACACGCTTATGTCTCCTAGCGTTTCGCTCCGTTACACAATGAGCAATTCCTTTGAAAACGATGTCAGCACTTCGACGCCATCATTCGTGACCGCGACGTCGTCTTCAATGCGCACGCCGCCGATGGATGGGACGTAAATGCCCGGTTCGATTGTAAACACCATGCCGGGGGCGAGCGGTTCGTTGTTGTCGCCATGAAGCGATGGGTATTCATGGATCTCGATCCCTAAGCCGTGCCCGACGCGGTGGGTGAAAAACGGGCCGTAGCCGGCTTGTTCGATGACGTTTCGGGCGGCGCGGTCGATCTCGCCCATCGCGGTTTGCGGGCGGCAGGCATCGATTGCCGACTGCTGGGCGCGCCGGACGGTATCGTAAATGAGCCGCTGTTCGTCGCTTGCCGTCTGACAGACGACGGTGCGGGTAATGTCGGAGCAATACCCATCAACGATGACGCCCAAATCGAACAGCACGAAATCGCCTGGTGCGACCGCCGCCGTTCCCGGCGCGCCGTGCGGATCGGCTGATTTTGCGCCCGCAAGCACGGTCGTTGGAAACGACATCCCTTCAACGCCGAGTTTTTTCAGCTCATATTCAATAACGGCGACAAGCTCGAGCTCCGTCACGCCCGGGCGGATGGCCGATACGCCGATTTCGATCGCTTTGTCGGCGAGCTCCGCCGCTTGGCGCAACACCTTCATTTCCTGCTCATCCTTAATCAGGCGAAGCTGGCGCAGCTTTTCTTCGGCGTCATGCCATTTGGCGTTGGGAAACAACGCCGAGAGCCGCTCGAAACGGGCGAACGACAAATGGTGTTTCTCGATGGCAATCAAGCCGGGTTTTGCGCCGCGCGCTTCGAGATGGCGCCGGATCTCTTCCCATGGGTCGGTGCTGTCGTTGTAGCCGATCACCGTAAACCCAAAGCCGCTCCGGCGGGCGCGCGGGGCTTCCATTTGCGGGCAGACGAGCGCCGGTTCGCCGTCAGGGAAGACCAAAAGCGCCAGCAGTCGTTCGTGTGGGTCGCACCAAAATCCGCTCAAATAAAAAACGTTCGCGCTTGACGTGATGAAGGCGAATGAACTATGTTGTTGTTGAAGCCAAGAGGAAAATGCTTGCAGCCGTTGGTTCATCGTTCCCTTCCTTCCTTTTTTCGCGATGGTCTATTTTAAGCGTACCAAGAAACGGGCCAATTGTAAATGGCAAGGCGGGAAAAGAAGGAAATAGGCAGGCGGCGGCGAATCATGTGTATATGGAAAGGAGAGATGTCACGATGAAAATCAGCTACCATGGCCATTCAGTCGTCCGCATTGAGACGAACGGAAAAACGATTTTGATCGACCCGTTCATCACCGGCAATGCGACGACCGATCTGAACGCAGCGGATGTGAAAGCGGATGTCATTTTGTTGACGCACGGGCATGGGGACCATGTCGGCGATACGGTTGAGATCGCCAAGCGGAACAACGCCCTTGTCGTGGCCGCATTTGAGCTGGCGACGTATTTAAGCTGGCAAGGCGTCGAGACGTTTGGCATGAACATCGGCGGCGCGCGCGAATTTGACTTTGGCACCGTCAAGTTCACGCAGGCGTTTCACAGCTCTGGGTTTGTGACCGACGACAAGCAAATTATTTATTTAGGCATGCCGACCGGCATTTTGTTCACGGCCGAAGGCAAAACGATCTATCATGCCGGCGACACCGGGCTGTTTTCCGACATGAAGCTGATCGGCGAGCGCCATTCCATTGACGTTGCCTTCCTGCCGATCGGCGACAGCTTCACGATGGGGCCGGAAGACGCGGCGGTTGCCGCCGCTTGGCTCGGGGCAAAACTTGTCGTACCGATCCATTACAACACGTTCCCGCCGATCGCCCAAGACCCCGAACGGTTCGTCTCGCTCCTTCCGCCGGGCGTCGGCCGCGCGTTGAAACCGGGGGAAAGCATCGAGCTGTAATTCGTATTGTAGCTGCCCTGCACAGCTCTCCACTGTCCGTGCTGCCTGCCCGTTGAACCCCCGCCGCCTCCGCCGTTATAATAAAAAGTAACAACGCGTAAAGGGTGAAGAATCGTTGGCGACAAAACACGAACAAATTTTGGAATACATCCATCGGCTGCCGATCGGCGAAAAAATTTCCGTCCGGCAGATTGCCAAGGAAATGGGCGTGAGCGAAGGGACGGCGTACCGGGCGATCAAGGACGCTGAGAACAAAGGGTATGTGAGCACGATTGAGCGCGTCGGCACGATTCGGATCGAGAAGAAGCGGAAAGAAAACATTGAGAAGCTCACCTACGCCGAAGTCGTCAACATCGTCGACGGGCAGGTGCTCGGCGGGCGTGAAGGGCTGCATAAGACGCTCAACCGCTTTGTCATCGGGGCGATGCAGCTGGAGGCGATGATGCGCTATACGGGCGCAGGGGATTTGCTGATTGTCGGCAACCGGACGAAGGCTCATGAGCTGGCGCTCGAAGCCGGAGCGGCGGTGCTCATCACCGGGGGGTTTGATACGGCCGATCACGTGAAAAAGCTCGCCGACGAGCGGCAGCTGCCGATCATTTCGACGAGCTATGACACGTTTACGGTCGCGACGATGATCAACCGGGCGATTTACGACCAGCTCATCAAAAAAGAAATTGTGTTGGTCGAGGATATTCTCATTCCGCTTGACAAAACAGCGTACTTGCGCGTCAATGATCCGATTGAGCGGTGGTATGCGTTGAACAAAGAGACGCGCCATAGCCGGTTTCCGGTCGTCGATGATGAGCTGAAAGTGCAAGGGGTTGTGACGGCAAAAGACGTGCTCGATGTCGACCGTCAGCTGCCAATCGAAAAGGTGATGACGAAGCAGCCGATTACGGTGAACGGAAAAACGTCAGTGGCGTTTGCTTCTCATATTATGGTATGGGAAGGAATTGAGCTTCTCCCGGTGGTGGATGACTATAACCGGCTGCAAGGAATCATCAGCCGCCAAGACGTGTTAAAAGCGCTGCAAATGGCGCAGCGCCAGCCGCAAGTCGGGGAGACGATCGATGATCTCATCACCGCCCAGTTTCGTGAGTCAGGCGACAAAGAAACGCTGTTTCGCTGCACGATCACCCCGCAAATGACGAACTATTTAGGGACGCTCTCGTACGGCGTGTTTGCGACGATCGTCACCGAGGCGGCGGCGCGGATGCTTCGCGCGTACAAACGAGGCGATTTGGTGATGGAAAATATTACGATTTACTTCATCAAGCCGGTGCAAATCGACAGCACGGTCGACGTGCGGGCAAAGCTTTTAGAGCTCGGGCGCAAGTTCGGGAAAGTGGATGTCGAAGTGTATAATGAAGGCGATCTTGTCGGCAAAGCAATGATGATGTGCCAGCTGATCGACCGATAAACGGCAAAGGAAAAAAGGATGTCCACTTCCTTATTGGAACATCCTTTTCCTTTATCGTTGGCCGGCGCATACGCCAAACGGCATTACCTTTGTTTTGCCGCTTCCTTTGCCTCTTCGACCGCCTGCGGCAGATAGCAGCGGTAGGCGCGGTAGCCGGCCCAAACGCTCCCGAAGCCTAAGGCGATAAAAATGGCGCAGATGATATAGGTCACGGTTGTCTGATACAAAAACAATTGGTTGATCCCGAACAAGGCAACGAACAGTCCGAGCGCCATGCTCGATTTCGCCGAGAGAAAGCGGCGTTCCATCGGACGCTGGGAGCGGACGTAGCGGATTTTATAATAGACGTAAAACGAAAAGGAAAATATAATGAAAATAACCAGGACTGGCATGGCTGGGTCCCTCCGTTGTTCATTTCTTTTTCCATTGTACATAGAAGCAGAGAAAAATGCCAGCGGTTGAATATGACAGGTGACTAAAGGGGAAGAACGAATGAAACCGGTTCATCAACAAATTCTTGATGCGATTCGTGAATTTGACACGATCATCATCCACCGGCACGTGCGTCCGGACCCGGACGCGTACGGGTCACAAGGCGGGTTGGCGGCGTTGCTTCGGGCGTCGTTTCCGAAAAAAAGGGTGTACGCGGTCGGAACGGACGATCCGTCGCTGTCGTTTTTGCGGAACATGGATGTCATTGATGATTCTGTGTACGCGCAGGCGCTCGTGATCGTCTGCGATACCGCTAATGAGGAGCGGATTTGCGACAGCCGCTATCGGCTCGGGCGAAAGCTGGTGAAAATTGACCATCACCCGAACGACACGCCGTATGGCGACATTATGTGGGTCGATACCGCCGCCAGTTCGACAAGCGAGATGATTTATGAGTTTTATTTGGCGGGGAAAGAGGAAGGGTTGACGATGACCGCTGAGGCGGCGCGTCTCATTTACGCCGGCATTGTCGGCGATACGGGCCGCTTTTTGTTTCCGCGCACAAGTGAAAAAACGTTCCGCTATGCTGGGGAGCTCATTTCGTACGGCTTTTCGCTGACGGAATTGTACGACGGATTGTATCGGACGAGCT is a window of Geobacillus kaustophilus DNA encoding:
- the ald gene encoding alanine dehydrogenase; this encodes MKIGIPKEIKNNENRVAITPAGVMTLVKAGHDVYVETEAGAGSGFSDAEYEKAGAVIVPNAEDAWAAEMVLKVKEPLPEEFRYFRPGLILFTYLHLAAAEALTKALVEQKVVGIAYETVQLENGSLPLLTPMSEVAGRMSVQVGAQFLEKPHGGKGILLGGVPGVRRGKVTIIGGGTAGTNAAKIAVGLGADVTILDINAERLRELDDLFGDQVTTLMSNSYHIAECVRESDLVVGAVLIPGAKAPKLVTEEMVRSMTPGSVLVDVAIDQGGIFETTDRVTTHDNPTYVKHGVVHYAVANMPGAVPRTSTFALTNVTIPYALQIANKGYRAACLDNPALLKGINTLDGHIVYEAVAAAHNMPYTDVHQLLQ
- a CDS encoding DHH family phosphoesterase → MKPVHQQILDAIREFDTIIIHRHVRPDPDAYGSQGGLAALLRASFPKKRVYAVGTDDPSLSFLRNMDVIDDSVYAQALVIVCDTANEERICDSRYRLGRKLVKIDHHPNDTPYGDIMWVDTAASSTSEMIYEFYLAGKEEGLTMTAEAARLIYAGIVGDTGRFLFPRTSEKTFRYAGELISYGFSLTELYDGLYRTSLPLARLSGYVLSNFMIEEGVAAVKMPRALLEEYGVTPLEASQLVSLLGNIDGIVAWVFFIEEEREIRVRFRSKGPVINVVAKRYGGGGHPLAAGASIASWEEADRVMEDVKAVCRAER
- a CDS encoding YtpI family protein is translated as MPVLVIFIIFSFSFYVYYKIRYVRSQRPMERRFLSAKSSMALGLFVALFGINQLFLYQTTVTYIICAIFIALGFGSVWAGYRAYRCYLPQAVEEAKEAAKQR
- a CDS encoding CBS domain-containing protein, which gives rise to MATKHEQILEYIHRLPIGEKISVRQIAKEMGVSEGTAYRAIKDAENKGYVSTIERVGTIRIEKKRKENIEKLTYAEVVNIVDGQVLGGREGLHKTLNRFVIGAMQLEAMMRYTGAGDLLIVGNRTKAHELALEAGAAVLITGGFDTADHVKKLADERQLPIISTSYDTFTVATMINRAIYDQLIKKEIVLVEDILIPLDKTAYLRVNDPIERWYALNKETRHSRFPVVDDELKVQGVVTAKDVLDVDRQLPIEKVMTKQPITVNGKTSVAFASHIMVWEGIELLPVVDDYNRLQGIISRQDVLKALQMAQRQPQVGETIDDLITAQFRESGDKETLFRCTITPQMTNYLGTLSYGVFATIVTEAAARMLRAYKRGDLVMENITIYFIKPVQIDSTVDVRAKLLELGRKFGKVDVEVYNEGDLVGKAMMMCQLIDR
- a CDS encoding M24 family metallopeptidase gives rise to the protein MNQRLQAFSSWLQQQHSSFAFITSSANVFYLSGFWCDPHERLLALLVFPDGEPALVCPQMEAPRARRSGFGFTVIGYNDSTDPWEEIRRHLEARGAKPGLIAIEKHHLSFARFERLSALFPNAKWHDAEEKLRQLRLIKDEQEMKVLRQAAELADKAIEIGVSAIRPGVTELELVAVIEYELKKLGVEGMSFPTTVLAGAKSADPHGAPGTAAVAPGDFVLFDLGVIVDGYCSDITRTVVCQTASDEQRLIYDTVRRAQQSAIDACRPQTAMGEIDRAARNVIEQAGYGPFFTHRVGHGLGIEIHEYPSLHGDNNEPLAPGMVFTIEPGIYVPSIGGVRIEDDVAVTNDGVEVLTSFSKELLIV
- a CDS encoding metal-dependent hydrolase — encoded protein: MKISYHGHSVVRIETNGKTILIDPFITGNATTDLNAADVKADVILLTHGHGDHVGDTVEIAKRNNALVVAAFELATYLSWQGVETFGMNIGGAREFDFGTVKFTQAFHSSGFVTDDKQIIYLGMPTGILFTAEGKTIYHAGDTGLFSDMKLIGERHSIDVAFLPIGDSFTMGPEDAAVAAAWLGAKLVVPIHYNTFPPIAQDPERFVSLLPPGVGRALKPGESIEL